Genomic window (Syngnathus typhle isolate RoL2023-S1 ecotype Sweden linkage group LG19, RoL_Styp_1.0, whole genome shotgun sequence):
TCATTGGGGAGCACAGCCAACAGCGCTTCTAATAATACAAATAACGTACATCAAAGTGTAACTTTTAATCCTTTTAGAAATTAAATTTGCCAGCAGTCCGCCTGTAATCAACTTCTTATCATTTTAATCGCGATCTCCTTGGTTTGTTTATTGCTACAAATTACGATCTAAAATGGTTGTTCGGTTTAAGAAGGGGTTGGTGGTATTTGACATAACGTTGCATTTAATGTTGCTGTGCTCTCAGACACGGAAAGTGCATATTTCTGATTAACACTACTGTGTAACGAGTGTGTAGTCATTTTGAGCCCCGGACGGCCCTCATCGCCTCTGCCGTTGTGTAATGCGCAATGGCCTCCGCTAGAGGGCGTATCTGACCTATCAACAGTTGAACATCAGTTTTCTCTCATTGCccatgaggaaaaaaacaacaacactcaaCTGGTTGCTTAGATTTGCACTCCTTCAAACTGCTAGTCACTATTATGATGCtgtctttttttaacttttagaATTTGGTGGCCACAATGAATCCAGTGTACAGCCCTGCACCAACAGGGGTCCCCTTCACCAATTCCAAGGGTATAGGCTATCCAGGTAGGTTTGTGCATCAACTATTATAACTACAGGGACATTATGCAATTATTTAACGTGACTTTATTTGTTGTCGGTCATCCTAGCTGGCTTCCCTGTCGGCTATGCAGCAGCAGCCCCAGCATACACTCAGAATGTCTACCAAGGAGCAAATCCAGCCTTCTCGAGCGGTATGTATCTATCGATCGATCAATCTAATCTAATCCTTTTTTATTCTGTGATCCAGGTTATGCCCCTGGTGCTACATTTAAAGTGTCCTGTTCCCCCAACACTGGGACAGTCCCACCATACTCATCCTCCCCCAACCCCTATCCAGCTGCTGTATACCCAGTCAGGAGCACCTACCCCCAACATAATCCTTATGCACAGGTATGTGGTACTTTGTGACCTCGCCTAGTTCATAAAACACACAAATTCCTATGTAGTAAAATGCTGTGCTTGGTGTTGCAGGCACTGATACCTTCACAACAACAAGGGACTTACTTCACACAGCCACTGTACGCAGCACCTCCCCACGTGATCCATCACACAACGGTGGTCCAACCCAACGGGATGCCTGCCGCCATGTACgccccatccatccctccccctCGCAACAACATGGGCATGGTGGCCGGCACCACTATGGCCATGTCAGCTGGTGAGTATCTTAATCGGTCGAAACGAAGCTCGCATCTTATTAGCTTCATTTGAACATGACAGGAACTTTGCTGTCGACTCCGTCACCGGCGCCCGCCGCTCTCGCCCCGCACCCCGTCACCATGCCCACATATCGGCCCGCCGGCACGCACAGCTACAGCTATGTGCCCCCTCAGTGGTGAAGTCAAAGCAGAGTGAGTATGACGCAGTGTTGACGCGCCCACCAAGTACTGaccgccattttttttccactgtgtCGCTCCACTCCAGTGTTTTTTGCTAGCGGCGGTGGACCAACTCTGCCAGTTTCCCGATTGTGAAATGTCAGTGCGGTACTTTGAAAACACGCTAAGAATATTCCTTTATTAGTCTTTGCGCTGGAGAAGCCATGCAGCGTTTCGGCAGGTCGAAATGCAGTGGAAAAGAAATTTCTGCGGCCTCGCCTTTAGCTTCATTTTCATTGTGTCGTTTTTCACAAATAAGGTGAGTACTTCACAATCcgcgtgtttattttttttttttttgagggaaaAAACTTTTTAACATGAGATCCGATGTAATAACCGGTCTGTCTTTTTTTGTTAACTGGTTGTCAACAGGTTTTACTTACTCGTGCAGTTAATATCTACTGTAGCTGCTGTTTCTACAGATATGTCAAAAATTTGGCTGTATTATTTGATTTTCTAAGAATAATAAGTGCGGCTATTTTCTCAAATCTGGCCTTGCATTGAAATGCACGTTTAAATACTTCAAATATGCATTGAAATCCACATTTAAATACTTCAAATATCAGGAACAAACATATTCAGAACCACTATTGCAGTTTTACTCATTTGACACTTGAGTTGACTCTCAGCTTTTGTGATATTATCAGGTAAATAACTTATTAGTATAGCAGCAGTGACATATCACGAGACCAGGAAATGAAATTTGATCATTTGGAATGGAAAGCATACAGGTGGCAGTATCGGCCGAGGTATCTGTTACTCGCGAGAAACTCGATAGCCACCATAAACAATCCAAAATGACATCAGGTAAGTCTTCATAGCCGGTTGATGTTGCAAAATGCTGCAGTAGTTTGACAAGTCATGTGTCTCAGAAAGGAAGGTTTTTGTTTACAGCCATGTGCCATTAGAGTAATTAAAAGTTGACGTCGATCCAGACGTCATTAAAGTACATTTATTATGTCTTTCAGTTTGTCCTGTCTGTAATGAAATTCAGCTATCCAACCTTATTTCAAGGGTGAGTAGTAGATTTAACAGTGACATTTTATTATTGTGTTAGCatggctgatttttttttttttacagtaccaAGTATTAATTGCTCCCATATCTCTTGTCTAAGATGGCAGACATTTATCGGggcgctcctgctcctgctttcTGGCAAGCTGGGATTGGTGGAAATAAGCCGCATCTCCAGGTACACGACCCGAAATCACTCATTTAAATTCTAATTGATTCACTTCAGAATGATGTTTGATGCGTTTCAGATCAGCTGCCTTTGCCTGGTTTCCAGGCTCCCTCCTGTTTGTTGGAAATATTTACGCGGGCTCCAGAGCTCTGTCACGTCTCGTGAGTCACATGTTGGCTTTTCTTCTGGGTCACCAATGTATAGGACTTAATGATCCATTTGATCATTTCTCTATCCTTGCAGGAGAttccttttttcttcactctcCAGAATTCTTCTCATGTCGTGAGTTATGTCATCTCGAAGGCTGTTCATAGAGAGGTAAGAGTTCACTCGACTCGGACAATGCGTTAGTGTCTTATCatagatgtttttatttctctttaaTCACAGAAAATTGAGTGGCTGAAATTTATCAGGtgtgtgattattattttttggggtgatttattctatatttttttttacatgaaaatAAGAACCCTATCTCTTCTATTGTTAGCGTATGTCTCATGCTAATTTCAGCCATCAACCTCCCCTCCTATGACCCCCAGGTAACTTCTTTTTTTGGTATCATATATGATTATTTGTTACTCACGCTAATTGTTAAGATTGTCCTACTTTGTAGTTTGACTTCACCGGTTACATGTGGGCCATCGCTCATCTAGTCTGTGTTGGTAAGTCTTAAAGTTTAGGTACTTGATATACTTTTTAAGCCTTACTTTGGGGAAatgtgatgtcttttttttgtatttccagGGGCTTACAGGGTGTTTCAAGTTCACTACAAATCCAGCAATTTGAGGTAAAGGTGAGCATATTTGCAAAAGAATCCATTCTAATgatgtcatttcttcttgcaatGTTTCTGCTGTAGCGACATTGAGCAGCAATGCGTGAACTACTTGTTCAGGTAAGATTTCCGAATCGTGTCATTATTATAAAAACAACATTAGAGATTAAACTGTGCTTTCTGTAACAGCGTTCTGCTTCTGGCAATGGCCGCTCACCCAACAGGTGattcaaatgttattttgaattcaatttaaaaatgcCACATTTTGCTTATTGACCTTTGTTCCAACACAGGTGACCTCACAAGTGCCTTGGAGTTCCCTTCTCTTCAGTCCTCCTCCTTCCGCGGGGGCTGCTGTGCAAGGTGAGACCGCCGTAAAGCCACTTTGGATGTAACAGATAAGAGACGCTGGTTGTCGTTTTCGCAGTGCCTTGCTGGGCTTTTTGCTGCTTTTGGCCACAGTCAAACTCAAACGTGGATTATCCCTTCAGCACTTTGCCGTGTGGATTCTCATGGCTAAGGTAAAAATGTGTTAATCACGTGTTCACACAATGCATTTttgcacaataaaaaaaattgatatatatatataacaagtCTTTGATTTGTACCAGGTTACTGCCATGATCCTGTCGACTTTTATTTTCTATATGGACATGAACACACCATCTATGATTTGGTAAGTGCAAAGCTTTGGGTACAAAATCTCACACACTACTAAAGAAGAATTTGACTAATGATATGAATACAAATGAAACCTGgatctgtttattttttattttgaagcagTCATTTATTGTTCTGGTTGCAGTATGGCAGTTAGCCACGTGAGCGAGGCCTTGTTGGTTTATTTTGAGAGAGAAGCACAGTGATGTCAGCACTTCTGGATGGACCAAAAACCTGCACTTGTGAACAAATGTTCTTCTCATATGccttattttaatatttgtattttattgttgctGTGATGAGCTATGGACAGAATAAAATATCTGTTTACGTATTGTCTCATTGGTACCTTGTTTTAGAAGTGTtgattgatgatgatgacaacgaTGATGGCAagaatgacgatgatgatgataatgacgacaatgatgatgatgacatacatacatacatacatatatacatacagtgaggtgttttattccttgtttttgtttttttgggcattAAAACatacaaatctgacatttggttaactgcttttatgacaatatgtatatgtttaatgttgtgtaatatgtgttggtgtcaTATACACATacttgacacgtacaaaaaatgcttaaagttattaggtacacctgaaaatggtggtgtacctaatggagtgtctgactgatgtcacagatcaaccagccaatcagaaagtgggggtgagggcgggtgtggcacttttcactttcagttgactgattcacaatttggttttgtctgatatcagagattaaataaagaaaaccaactggctgattgatttgttttaattgagaggaaaaaaaaacagcaaaagcatttcactagctgaccaggagatggcgacagcgtggcatctgaagaccatggattgtttgttctgctatagcctaagtgactgattcacaatttggttttgtctgataatagatattaaataaagaaaaccaactggctaattgatttgttttaattgagagaaaaaaaaccatcagcaaaagcatttcactaactgaccaggagatggcgacagcgcggcatctgaagaccatggatcggtctgctatgccggtttaaaaaaaaaaaaaaaaaacgtaattagctaggggtcaaaggtcaaagtttacggttcaaagttcacccaggggtcaaaggtcggttcaaagttcacggggtcatgtgcacattttcgagttttaactagagttgaaagtgcCGGGttgaaaggtcacccaggggtcaccacggggtcaccacggggtcaccgcggggtcaccgcggtcaccacggggtcaccgcggggtcaccgcgggttcaaagttcagggttcacttttttttttttttttttttttttttaggttaacctttatttaacccagtgcttctcaattattttctgttacgccccccccccccctagcaagaagaaaactattcgcgcccccccctccccaccgtgacacCACTTTCACgtgctgcaggagctaaaacttttcacgcaggtgcacttaacgagggagtcTTGGAcatcatgttggaatgcggcccgaggactggagtttgatacctgtgacctttgaccatgatatttctctaataaagtggcctgttattaggtacaccttatTTACACTGATTTCATGGAGTTCATAGCTCAGAAGTGTAAGTTCTTTAAATGTCTTTTTGAACATCACCATACTTGAGCATTGTTTGAGATTTTGACTCatgtttataaatatattaaagGATGGAGAGTGTTAATGACACAATGACACAATGTAAAAGTTCAAAATAACATTCTTTATTTAGATCTTTGGTGCAATTTTGACACATTATATTGTGTCGAGCTCTTCAGCAGGCTTTGGGGAGAACAGAGCAGTGAAAGGCTGTTTTCTCCTTAAACGAGTCTGCGGGATCTTCTCCTCCTTTATATAACCTGTACAAGCAGAGCATTAGACTTTTGTCACATATTAAAATGTTCCATCAAGATAGTCCGATCACCTCTTTCTATGCACGTCTGCGTGGACGGGAATCCGACTTCCCAGAAGTTCTCTGGGGTGCTCGGTGGAACGAAGCGATGGCGGTGCCGAGAGCATTCCGacaatttcttcactttttccTCCTCGGGCAGATGAGCGTAATACTAGCAGAGTCATGCAGTAAGTTGATTATTAGAAAGACAAACATGACAACTGGTGTTACATAAGACAAGACTTACAACTTCACATTCTTTGCAGGTGGTGCCTTTCAGTTTTCTTCTCTCGTCCTTCTTGCGGACCACCGCCACGTGGGCATAAGTTGGCTGCCTAAACCATAAATAAACTCAATCTATGACTTTGTAAATCAGTCCATacgtttaattaaaaaatactaAGTGTTCAAAGCAAACTTAGGAAATGTTTTGGTAgtttagcaagaaaaaaaaaagaaaatgcttacTGCACTTTGTGCCCCCGTGGAAAGTTTTCTGGAGGCTCTAAATGGTAGAGACGGAATTCAGTTTCATCTCTCATTGTATTGACCACCATGTAACAATTATATATGtaccctcttcctcctcgtcctcctcttcctcacaaGGTTGACAGGCAAGATGCGAGCTGTTGAAAGATATGTACTCCTCGCGGGCGGTGGCGTCAAACATTCTTTCCAGACTGTCATTAGCCTTGTCACCAATTCCTTGGTAAGAAAACACGAGTCGTTTGTCAGCGTCAGACATGGACGCCAAATGCGGAAGACGCCCAGAATGGGATCACCTGACACATTGTCATCTTTCTGGCCTCCGCCTTGAAGTAGGCTGTGACTAATCCAAGTGCAGTCGCTGTCATATAATTCTTCATGTTGCTCTCCTTTGAGCTTGGAAACACGTGAGACAACTTTTAAGACAGAATTCAAATGTGCTAAATAGTTTGCAATGCAGACAGCTGAGAAGAATGAGTGTACCTCATCTGCTGCTGGCTCGCTGTCATACATGGAAAGGGCGAGGGCAGGGTCAATGCTCCACATGTTCTCTTCTCTGTGCTTCGTCTCTGCTGAAAGTAAATGATTCAATTGGACTGAAAGGATTTTGACATTGTGAAAATGAGCCGCTTGCTTACCATCCTCTGGATGACCATGTTTGTGTGGAGCATTTTGGACCTGAAGGTGATTTTGTCTGCGGTGCGCTTGTTCTTTAGGTTTTAAGTTTGGCTTCTTGAAAGGTGAACTTCCACAGTCAGCAGTTTGGTCGTGAGTTTGAACCTGTTGAGCCATTTTAAAATCCGACGTCGTCAAACTTCTGATGAAAAGTTAAGGTTGCCATATGTTGAGAATGCAAACCTTGGGTGGCTCCTTGAAGCTTTGACAAGAGGCTTGTTTCTTCGTAAGACCTTTcggttcataatcttcctgtattttttcttttccacgaGAGTCAAGCTCAGTCCGCTTTTCCCCACGAGGGAAACGAGACGGTGACTTTACTACGGTGGAGTCTGGACTGTGGACTGGAGTGGAAGGTGAAGGAGTACGACGAGGCCTTCACAAAGACACACAATGTTTGAATTGTAAAGTCCAATAAAgtacaagttctttttttttttgtccttactGTCGATGGAGATCAGACAACGGGGTCAATTTTGCATTGTATCGTTTTCCTTCAGTTATGGTTTTCTGAAAAGAGAAAATACCAATCAGAGAAAGATTACATACGAAGCAGGCTGGGACATGACCTACCATGTGATACGTGTTGACAAGTTCAAGGCCACATGTTTCTGCTACCACTCCGtcattcttttcttcttctgatATTAGAAAGACACTATGATCATCGCAGACATATTTCCATGAATCAAACTTGCCAGTTCAAATCTTACCTAAAATCTGGGCTGTTTCCATTTGGCACGTGTCAGGAACAAGCACTTGTGTTTTTGCAGCCGTTTTTCTAGCGTCACTTGATTCTTtaacaaaaaaagcaacacacaaattgaaatatttaattTAACAACAACTTTGTTGCGCGTCCAAAAATAGACATTTTAAGTGACCTTTGAAGAGTGATCTGCAGAACTTGAATTCGGGATCCTCTGCATAGTGAACATGTTTGCTATTGTCCATGTATTTACGTTTCTTCAATTTATTGACGACTGGAAGTGAGCTGGCCAGGACTGGTGAATCTGGGATGATGCCATCTTCGTAGTCTGGGGAGAGGGCCACCTGTGGTTCGGAGCTAATAGTAACAATAAGTGCTCAGGTCGAAGCTTCAAACAATCACGAAGTGAGTGTGCAATTATTTGTAATATGAATGATGGTACAAAATGACACTTCAAAATAATTAGAATCTCAAAAAACTTGTCCAAGACACACCATGTCTTTAATATTTGCAGCTCAGCCTGAAGTTTGCGGTTTTCATCCTGCAGCCACTTTCTTTCAAACTCTGTtgagaacaaacacacacaccgtcAACATTGAGAGAAATCAGTTATAGACacatttctgtataaaaatatttattctaTTTGGTGTGATTTATTGTATTAGTAAAATATACACTTCTTCCAGATACAAAGCAAGAACACAAGAAGCactcaaatacacacaaaaacactcacTGAGTTTGTTGACGGTCCGCTTGCTATGCTCTTGGCAATTTGTCAAGTTTTCTTCCAAGATTGCACACCGATCACATTCTTTTGCTCGTAACCTAAAAACAGTGTAAAAAGTGGTTGGTCTTCACATAAAGTGAGACTTCTATTCTACTATTCCTTAAAACAGGTCAAATTAGGAGTTACAGTACCTGTCTTCCAAAAGAATATTGGCATTCTGTAGACTTTTGGTTTGCTGTTTCAGCTCTTGGTTATTAGTATAAAACAGCTGAAGAGTCTCTGCATCTCTGTTCCAAACATAATTCGTTAAATTTGAATTAAAATCCCATGTAAATGTGGCAATGAGACGGACATATTTGTTTTAGGGGTAAAACTATACTCACAGACGGCGTTCTTTTTTTAACGTGCAGACTTTCTCCTCAAGTTCtaaaagcagatcattgcaacATCATGTAAATCACAATGGCCCAACAATTGCTCTGATGTCCAGCTCTGAGATTCCAATGCAATGTTTTGTTACCCTGGAGTTGTTTTTGGTGGCATTCCCGTAGTTGTATCCATAAACCGTGAAACGGGTCCGCTGGTTTGGATGTGCTTGTTGGGCTGCTCATTGTCAGTTCACTATTGGTAATATCTTGTGTTTAGCATTTAAAATGTATGAAAGTGTTCAAGTAAGTCATGTTGCTCGTGAAAATAAATTCTAATTTGCCGCGCCGACGTGCATGCTGGgaaactttgttttgttttttttctgcggcGGCGTCTTCTTCTTTTGTTTAGTTGCCAACCGAACCTGCGCATTACCGCCACCTATCGATTTACGATTGTTAGTGCTTTGATTACACTCGGCTTAATTtcataaaacaaatattttcgtAAATAtacaaatgaaatatatttaatttttacgTTTGATTTCAGAATCCCATCTTAATAGTTTTGATTTTAAAATTAGTTCCAAGAATTGTGtttcaatatttttctttccaatATAAAATGTTCTGAACCGTTTCAGATGAATTATCCTGACATTTAAACCAACTAGACAGCAGCATGAAAGATTGTGACAATTTGTCACATTCACAATGAACAATTATCATCAAAAATTGTAAAGCAAGACCTTgtattcctttttatttttactattttcTTTAGAATACAAAACAagaaccaaaataaaaataacatacaAAACAGATTATTGAACGGGTGACATTGTAAAGTAAGTCAGGGACAGTGGTTTTTGAGAATTGGGCTGATGCTACAACTTCCATTTACCTTTGAGGACCAAAACGAGACAATTCAATAACTCGCATGACAGCATTTCTTATTCTCTCcaatttaaacacacacaagcatgatGGTTCCTACGTATTCTTATTAAAGATGGGTGTCCTGGATTAAACTCTTCCCACTCACATTACCCTTTCAAGCATAAAAGCTGCTTCAGCCTGCGGGTGAAGTCAGCAATCTTCTTTTTAAGTTAATAATCAGATTTTGAGAACGTTACACGATTAAGTGGGTCACTCAGCTGCAGTCACAAAGTCCCTTTCCTTAAAAGATGCTAACGGTAAGATACAATGCATTTACTGCatcaaccaaaaaaaacaaaacaagctccATTTAATTAAACACAAAGCTGTGGAAACATAaccgttttgtttttgttttgcattaaCACTATATTCTTGTTTTACATTTAAGATGTGGTGACCGGCGGCCCGAGTCAGCTTTGGagatttattactttttttacgTCCTTTGGATGTGTTCCTTTTCAAGGAGTTTGCATCTGTCACGGCAGAATCGACTGAGCTAGCGTTACTTAACATATCAACATACAGAACATGCATTCGACATCAGACGCCTCTCCAAAATAGGTGGGGATCAACTACTCCAAACTCCAATTTCACCACAAGCTAATTCAAACTCTAAAATTTGCATGACAGCCTGCAGAAATAATTGCAAGTAGGCCCTTGGATGGCAGATAAGCGACAGGCTTGTAAGGATGCGGTGTGTAATGAAGCCTAATGCCATTAAGACATGAGGATGGACgtctttgacccccccccccctcctcattcTAATGGACCTAACATGGGTTTAGATTCACATTGTACTGGAAGAAGACAAATTGGTTGCAGATGCTGGCAGAGTTGGTCCACCGCCGCTAGCAAAAAACACTGGAGTGGAGCGTGAATGCATACCTACCACCTCACCTGCAGAGCGacacagtggaaaaaaaaatggcggtcAGTACTTGGTGGGCGCGTCAACACTGCGTCATACTCACTCTGCTTCGACTTCACCACTGAGGGGGCACATAGCTGTAGCTGTGCGTGCCGGCGGGCCGATATGTGGGCATGGTGACGGGGTGCGGGGCGAGAGCGGCGGGCGCCGGTGACGGAGTCGACAGCAAAGTTCCTGTCGTGTTCAAATGAAGCTAATAAGATCCGAGCTTCGTTTCGACCGATTAAGATACTCACCAGCTGACATGGCCATAGTGGTGCCGGCCACCATGCCCATGGCAACCCCGTTGTTGCGagggggagggatggatggggcGTACATGGCGGCAGGCATCCCGTTGGGTTGGACCACCGTTGTGTGATGGATCACGTGGGGAGGTGCTGCGTACAGTGGCTGTGTGAAGTAAGTCCCTTGTTGTTGTGAAGGTATCAGTGCCTGCAACACCAAGCACAGCATTTTACTACGTAGGAATTTGTGTGTTTTATGAACTAGGCGAGGTCACAAAGTACCACATACCTGTGCATAAGGATTATGTTGGGGGTAGGTGCTCCTGACTGGGTATACAGCAGCTGGATAGGGGTTGGGGGAGGATGAGTATGGTGGGACTGTCCCAGTGTTGGGGGAACAGGACACTTTAAATGTAGCACCAGGGGCATAACCTGGATCACAGAATAAAAAAGGATTAGATTAgattgatcgatcgatcgatagataCATACCGCTCGAGAAGGCTGGATTTGCTCCTTGGTAGACATTCTGAGTGTATGCTGGGGCTGCTGCTGCATAGCCGACAGGGAAGCCAGCTAGGATGACCGACAACAAATAAAGTCACGTTAAATAATTGCATAATGTCCCTGTAGTTATAATAGTTGATGCACAAACCTACCTGGATAGCCTATACCCTTGGAGTTGGTGAAGGGGACCCCTGTTGGTGCAGGGCTGTACACTGGATTCATTGTGGCCACCAAATTCTAAAAGTTAGAAAAAGACAGCATCATAATAGTGACTAGCAGTTTGAAGGAGTGCAAATTTAAGCAACCAGttgagtgttgttgtttttttcctcatggGCAATGAGAGAAAACTGATGTGCAACTGTTGATAGGTCAGATACGCCCTCTAGCGGAGGCCATTGCGCATTACACAACGGCAGAGGCGATGAGGGCCGTCCGGGGCTCAAAATGACTACACACTCGTTACACAGTAGTGTTAATCAGAAATATGCACTTTCCGTGTCTGAGAGCACAGCAACATAAAATGCAACGTGATGTCAAATACCACCAACCCCTTCTTAAACCGAA
Coding sequences:
- the LOC133143781 gene encoding transmembrane protein 241-like; the encoded protein is MAAHPTGDLTSALEFPSLQSSSFRGGCCASALLGFLLLLATVKLKRGLSLQHFAVWILMAKVTAMILSTFIFYMDMNTPSMICMAVSHVSEALLVYFEREAQ
- the LOC133143944 gene encoding DNA endonuclease RBBP8-like isoform X1, which produces MSSPTSTSKPADPFHGLWIQLRECHQKQLQELEEKVCTLKKERRLDAETLQLFYTNNQELKQQTKSLQNANILLEDRLRAKECDRCAILEENLTNCQEHSKRTVNKLKFERKWLQDENRKLQAELQILKTCSEPQVALSPDYEDGIIPDSPVLASSLPVVNKLKKRKYMDNSKHVHYAEDPEFKFCRSLFKESSDARKTAAKTQVLVPDTCQMETAQILEEEKNDGVVAETCGLELVNTYHMKTITEGKRYNAKLTPLSDLHRQPRRTPSPSTPVHSPDSTVVKSPSRFPRGEKRTELDSRGKEKIQEDYEPKGLTKKQASCQSFKEPPKVQTHDQTADCGSSPFKKPNLKPKEQAHRRQNHLQVQNAPHKHGHPEDAETKHREENMWSIDPALALSMYDSEPAADELKGEQHEELYDSDCTWISHSLLQGGGQKDDNVSGIGDKANDSLERMFDATAREEYISFNSSHLACQPCEEEEDEEEEEPPENFPRGHKVQQPTYAHVAVVRKKDERRKLKGTTCKECEVYYAHLPEEEKVKKLSECSRHRHRFVPPSTPENFWEVGFPSTQTCIERGYIKEEKIPQTRLRRKQPFTALFSPKPAEELDTI
- the LOC133143780 gene encoding myelin-associated neurite-outgrowth inhibitor-like; protein product: MNPVYSPAPTGVPFTNSKGIGYPAGFPVGYAAAAPAYTQNVYQGANPAFSSGYAPGATFKVSCSPNTGTVPPYSSSPNPYPAAVYPVRSTYPQHNPYAQALIPSQQQGTYFTQPLYAAPPHVIHHTTVVQPNGMPAAMYAPSIPPPRNNMGMVAGTTMAMSAGTLLSTPSPAPAALAPHPVTMPTYRPAGTHSYSYVPPQW
- the LOC133143898 gene encoding myelin-associated neurite-outgrowth inhibitor-like, which encodes MNPVYSPAPTGVPFTNSKGIGYPAGFPVGYAAAAPAYTQNVYQGANPAFSSGYAPGATFKVSCSPNTGTVPPYSSSPNPYPAAVYPVRSTYPQHNPYAQALIPSQQQGTYFTQPLYAAPPHVIHHTTVVQPNGMPAAMYAPSIPPPRNNGVAMGMVAGTTMAMSAGTLLSTPSPAPAALAPHPVTMPTYRPAGTHSYSYVPPQW
- the LOC133143944 gene encoding DNA endonuclease RBBP8-like isoform X2; this encodes MSSPTSTSKPADPFHGLWIQLRECHQKQLQELEEKVCTLKKERRLDAETLQLFYTNNQELKQQTKSLQNANILLEDRLRAKECDRCAILEENLTNCQEHSKRTVNKLKFERKWLQDENRKLQAELQILKTCSEPQVALSPDYEDGIIPDSPVLASSLPVVNKLKKRKYMDNSKHVHYAEDPEFKFCRSLFKESSDARKTAAKTQVLVPDTCQMETAQILEEEKNDGVVAETCGLELVNTYHMKTITEGKRYNAKLTPLSDLHRQPRRTPSPSTPVHSPDSTVVKSPSRFPRGEKRTELDSRGKEKIQEDYEPKGLTKKQASCQSFKEPPKVQTHDQTADCGSSPFKKPNLKPKEQAHRRQNHLQVQNAPHKHGHPEDETKHREENMWSIDPALALSMYDSEPAADELKGEQHEELYDSDCTWISHSLLQGGGQKDDNVSGIGDKANDSLERMFDATAREEYISFNSSHLACQPCEEEEDEEEEEPPENFPRGHKVQQPTYAHVAVVRKKDERRKLKGTTCKECEVYYAHLPEEEKVKKLSECSRHRHRFVPPSTPENFWEVGFPSTQTCIERGYIKEEKIPQTRLRRKQPFTALFSPKPAEELDTI